A region of Solibacillus isronensis DNA encodes the following proteins:
- a CDS encoding site-specific DNA-methyltransferase: protein MEFKKLPIDNLIPASYNPRKKLKPGDSEFEKIKNSIEQFGYVEPVIVNQDMTVIGGHQRITVLKTLGFTEIDCVVIDVDKTKEKALNIALNKISGEWNKELLADLIQDLQSLDYDVSFTGFDPPEIDQLFNEVHDKDITEDDFDVEKELAEPAITQKGDVWLLGRHRLVCGDSTDLEVYQVLMNGQKANLVVTDPPYNVNYSSQAGSIQNDNMKDEEFYNFLLKAYKNMAASMEKDASIYVFHADTEGYNFRKAFKDAGFYLSGVCIWAKQSLVLGRSPYQWKHEPILFGWLKDGKHNWYADRKQSTIWNFDRPSKNALHPTMKPVNLCAYPIQNSSMSNCIVLDPFGGSGSTLMACEQTNRICYTIELDEKYADAIVKRYIEHMGTDANVFLERDGEKLSYQDVPKPVFDEIL from the coding sequence ATGGAGTTTAAAAAACTGCCAATTGATAATTTAATTCCTGCAAGCTATAACCCCAGGAAGAAATTGAAACCGGGTGACAGTGAATTTGAAAAGATTAAAAATAGTATTGAACAGTTTGGTTATGTAGAGCCTGTCATTGTCAATCAGGATATGACAGTGATTGGCGGGCATCAAAGAATCACAGTTTTAAAGACATTAGGTTTTACAGAAATCGATTGTGTCGTTATCGATGTTGATAAGACAAAAGAAAAAGCGCTGAATATTGCTTTAAATAAAATCAGCGGTGAATGGAACAAAGAATTGTTAGCAGACCTTATTCAGGATTTGCAGTCCTTGGATTACGATGTTTCATTTACGGGTTTTGACCCACCAGAAATCGATCAGCTTTTTAATGAGGTACATGATAAAGATATTACGGAAGATGATTTTGATGTCGAAAAGGAATTAGCTGAACCAGCTATTACCCAAAAAGGTGACGTGTGGTTACTTGGTAGGCATCGTTTAGTTTGTGGAGACAGTACTGATCTAGAGGTTTATCAAGTTCTTATGAATGGTCAGAAGGCAAATCTTGTAGTAACGGACCCACCGTACAACGTAAATTACTCTTCACAAGCAGGCAGTATCCAGAACGATAACATGAAAGATGAAGAGTTTTATAACTTCTTACTCAAAGCCTATAAAAATATGGCTGCTAGTATGGAAAAGGATGCATCCATCTATGTGTTCCATGCGGATACGGAAGGTTACAACTTTAGAAAGGCTTTCAAGGATGCAGGCTTTTACTTATCAGGTGTTTGCATCTGGGCCAAGCAGAGTCTGGTTCTTGGAAGAAGTCCATACCAATGGAAACATGAACCGATTTTATTTGGCTGGTTAAAGGATGGTAAGCATAACTGGTATGCCGATCGAAAGCAGAGCACTATCTGGAACTTCGATAGACCGTCGAAGAATGCTCTTCATCCAACGATGAAGCCGGTTAACTTGTGTGCCTATCCGATTCAAAACAGTAGCATGAGCAATTGCATCGTCCTGGATCCTTTTGGCGGGAGTGGTTCTACTCTCATGGCTTGTGAACAGACTAATCGGATTTGCTATACGATCGAATTGGATGAAAAATACGCAGATGCGATTGTCAAAAGGTATATCGAACACATGGGAACGGATGCGAATGTTTTCCTGGAAAGGGATGGAGAGAAGCTATCATATCAGGATGTTCCTAAACCTGTATTTGACGAAATATTATAG
- a CDS encoding DUF6329 domain-containing protein — MKALFGRKVSNLAELKEITEEAIKQGQRGQTYIVTKEVELEDKDFHNFANDFFDDQPWITEEDGGVNQNREACCIRVVNKDTGEKVLVNSEGYSYPRYTAIEND, encoded by the coding sequence ATGAAAGCATTGTTTGGAAGGAAAGTTAGTAATCTAGCGGAGTTGAAGGAAATCACGGAAGAAGCCATTAAGCAAGGACAACGAGGTCAAACATACATCGTAACCAAAGAAGTGGAGTTAGAGGATAAGGATTTTCATAACTTTGCAAACGACTTCTTTGACGATCAGCCTTGGATCACTGAGGAAGACGGTGGAGTGAATCAGAATCGAGAGGCCTGCTGCATTAGAGTAGTGAATAAAGATACGGGTGAAAAAGTTTTAGTGAACAGCGAAGGTTATAGTTATCCAAGATACACAGCAATTGAAAACGATTAG
- a CDS encoding phage terminase small subunit P27 family: MAQRGRKPKPTALKALEGNPGKRDLNQKEPKPEKKAPRCPSWLEPEAKKEWRRMVKQLEQLGILTEVDMAAFAGYCQAYARWKEAEEFITKHGTIVKTPSGYWQQVPQVSIAQSYLKIMNRFCEQFGLTPSSRTRIVADKPSDAEDPMEFMLFQGGGKGV; this comes from the coding sequence GTGGCTCAACGTGGAAGGAAACCAAAGCCTACTGCACTGAAAGCATTAGAAGGCAACCCAGGGAAGCGTGACCTGAATCAGAAAGAACCGAAACCTGAAAAGAAAGCACCAAGATGCCCATCTTGGCTGGAACCAGAAGCCAAGAAAGAGTGGCGAAGAATGGTCAAACAACTAGAGCAATTAGGGATCCTGACTGAAGTGGATATGGCTGCCTTTGCGGGATATTGTCAAGCTTATGCAAGGTGGAAAGAGGCAGAAGAGTTTATCACCAAGCATGGAACCATTGTCAAAACCCCTTCAGGATATTGGCAACAGGTGCCGCAGGTTTCCATTGCCCAGAGCTATTTAAAAATCATGAATAGGTTCTGTGAGCAGTTTGGATTAACTCCTTCATCACGTACTAGAATTGTGGCGGATAAACCAAGCGATGCAGAAGACCCAATGGAATTTATGCTCTTTCAAGGTGGTGGTAAGGGTGTATGA
- a CDS encoding terminase large subunit translates to MQKTQWNLCSFKVVVRVYDEEKAKHAVNFINCLKHTKGQWRGVPFDLLPWQDKIIRDVFGTVKENGYRQYNTAYIEIPKKNGKSEIAAAVALLMTCADNEWGAEVYGCASDRQQASIVFDVAVEMVDQSPALRKRFKPVMSMKRLVYKPTNSFYQVLSAEAYTKHGLNVHSVVFDELHAQPNRELFDVMTKGSGDARLQPLFFLITTAGTDRNSICYEVHQKAVDIIEGRKIDPTFYPVIYGIKDDDDWTNEKNWYKANPSLDHTIDIEKVRNAFISAKENPAEENIFRQLRLNQWVKQSTRWMQMEKWDACDDSVDLDSLRGRECFAGLDLSSTTDITAFVLVFPPRTDDEKFIVLPYFWIPDENLKVRVRRDHVPYDIWEQQGYIKTTEGNVVHYGFIEAFIEELGMKYNIKEIAFDRWGAVQMVQNLEGMGFTVVPFGQGYKDMSPASKELMKITLEKRIVHGGNPVLRWMMDNIFVKTDPAGNIKPDKEKSTERIDGAVALIMALDRAIRNENRESVYDGRGILIL, encoded by the coding sequence ATGCAGAAGACCCAATGGAATTTATGCTCTTTCAAGGTGGTGGTAAGGGTGTATGACGAGGAAAAGGCAAAGCATGCCGTTAACTTTATCAACTGCTTAAAACATACGAAAGGTCAGTGGCGTGGGGTTCCTTTTGACCTCCTACCTTGGCAGGACAAAATCATCCGAGATGTATTTGGAACAGTTAAGGAGAATGGCTACCGCCAATATAATACCGCTTATATCGAGATACCCAAGAAAAATGGAAAAAGTGAAATTGCTGCTGCCGTAGCTTTATTAATGACTTGTGCTGACAATGAGTGGGGTGCGGAGGTTTATGGATGTGCTTCTGACCGGCAACAGGCCTCAATTGTTTTTGATGTTGCAGTAGAGATGGTGGATCAGTCACCAGCTCTTAGGAAAAGATTTAAGCCTGTTATGTCAATGAAACGGCTAGTCTATAAACCTACGAATAGTTTCTATCAGGTGTTATCGGCTGAAGCTTATACAAAACATGGTCTGAATGTTCACTCGGTTGTCTTTGACGAATTGCATGCTCAGCCAAACCGAGAGTTGTTTGATGTTATGACAAAAGGTTCTGGGGATGCTCGACTGCAGCCGCTGTTCTTTTTAATCACGACTGCAGGTACTGATCGAAATTCTATTTGTTATGAAGTCCATCAAAAAGCGGTAGACATCATTGAGGGAAGAAAGATTGATCCTACTTTTTATCCAGTTATTTACGGTATCAAAGACGACGATGATTGGACTAATGAAAAGAACTGGTATAAGGCCAATCCATCATTGGACCATACCATTGATATAGAGAAAGTAAGAAATGCGTTTATTAGTGCAAAAGAAAATCCAGCGGAAGAAAACATCTTCAGGCAACTGCGGTTGAATCAATGGGTGAAGCAATCCACCCGCTGGATGCAAATGGAGAAATGGGATGCTTGTGATGATTCAGTCGATCTTGATAGTCTCCGTGGAAGAGAATGTTTTGCTGGTCTGGACCTTTCAAGCACAACTGATATTACGGCTTTTGTGTTGGTTTTTCCACCAAGGACAGATGATGAAAAATTCATTGTTCTGCCTTACTTTTGGATACCAGATGAAAACTTGAAAGTAAGGGTAAGGCGTGACCATGTCCCTTATGACATTTGGGAACAGCAAGGATATATCAAGACGACAGAAGGAAATGTTGTTCATTACGGATTCATTGAGGCTTTCATTGAAGAACTAGGAATGAAGTACAACATTAAAGAAATTGCCTTTGACAGATGGGGCGCTGTACAGATGGTACAGAACCTTGAAGGCATGGGCTTTACTGTTGTTCCATTTGGACAAGGTTATAAAGATATGTCCCCGGCATCAAAAGAATTGATGAAAATAACCCTTGAGAAAAGAATCGTCCACGGTGGAAATCCAGTCTTAAGATGGATGATGGATAACATCTTTGTTAAAACCGATCCTGCAGGAAACATAAAGCCCGATAAAGAGAAAAGTACAGAACGTATTGATGGTGCTGTTGCTTTGATTATGGCACTGGACCGAGCGATTAGGAATGAAAATAGAGAAAGTGTTTATGATGGTCGAGGGATTTTAATCTTATAA
- a CDS encoding phage portal protein yields the protein MKIPLLSRLFQSRDGPKNNFLGSTYSFFFGGTTSGKTVNERTAMQTTAVYACVRILAETIASLPLHLYRYTDNGKEKAVENSLYYKLHDEPNAEMTSFVFRETLMSHLLLWGNAYAQIIRDGRGNVLSLYPLLPDRMVVDRTSTGELFYEYRKDTGSVILRREEVLHIPGLGFDGLVGYSPIAMAKNAIGMALATEEYGAKFFANGANPGGVLEHPGVVKDPSKIRESWNAVYQGSSNAHRIAVLEEGMKFQSIGIPPEQAQFLETRKFQTEEICRIFRVPPHLVANLDKATFSNIEHQSISFIDNTIMPWVTRIEQSMKKALLSETDKKEFFIKFNLNGRLRGDAGSRAQFYQIMRQNGVMSANDIRELEEMNLIPEEQGGSKYLVNGNFVDMSKAGAWTEKYEEG from the coding sequence ATGAAAATACCACTTTTATCTAGACTATTTCAATCAAGAGATGGTCCAAAAAATAACTTTTTAGGAAGTACTTACAGCTTTTTCTTTGGTGGTACCACAAGTGGAAAAACAGTTAATGAAAGAACTGCGATGCAGACTACTGCCGTTTATGCTTGTGTGCGGATTCTAGCGGAGACCATCGCAAGTCTTCCGCTACATCTATACAGGTACACTGACAATGGGAAAGAAAAAGCAGTAGAAAACAGTTTATATTACAAGCTCCACGATGAGCCGAATGCCGAGATGACTTCGTTTGTGTTTAGGGAAACACTGATGAGTCATCTTTTATTATGGGGAAATGCCTATGCACAGATCATTCGAGATGGCAGGGGCAATGTACTTTCGCTCTATCCTCTACTTCCAGACAGGATGGTAGTGGACAGAACTTCTACCGGGGAACTTTTCTATGAATATCGGAAAGACACGGGTTCGGTCATCCTTCGAAGGGAAGAAGTGCTTCATATTCCTGGGCTTGGCTTTGATGGGCTGGTTGGTTATTCACCGATTGCAATGGCTAAAAATGCAATTGGAATGGCCCTAGCCACTGAAGAATATGGAGCAAAGTTCTTCGCTAATGGAGCAAACCCAGGTGGTGTATTAGAGCATCCGGGAGTTGTAAAGGATCCTTCAAAAATCCGAGAAAGCTGGAATGCGGTTTATCAAGGTAGTAGCAATGCACATCGGATTGCAGTCCTTGAAGAAGGGATGAAATTTCAAAGCATCGGCATTCCGCCAGAACAAGCACAGTTCTTGGAAACAAGAAAATTCCAAACGGAAGAGATTTGTAGAATCTTTCGGGTCCCGCCGCACCTTGTCGCCAATTTAGATAAAGCAACTTTCAGTAATATAGAACACCAGTCTATTAGTTTCATTGATAACACCATCATGCCCTGGGTGACAAGAATTGAACAGTCCATGAAGAAGGCTTTGTTAAGTGAAACCGATAAAAAAGAATTCTTTATTAAGTTTAATCTGAATGGACGGCTCCGAGGAGATGCAGGTTCAAGAGCTCAATTCTATCAGATCATGCGGCAAAATGGGGTAATGTCGGCGAATGACATCCGTGAGCTAGAAGAGATGAACTTAATCCCTGAAGAGCAGGGTGGATCGAAATATTTAGTGAACGGGAATTTTGTTGATATGTCAAAAGCGGGAGCATGGACAGAAAAGTATGAGGAGGGATAA
- a CDS encoding head maturation protease, ClpP-related, which yields MKKFWNWVKNEDGRTLHLDGVIAEESWFGDEVTPKQFKSELNNDGGNITVWINSPGGDVFAASQIYNMLMDYKGDVTVKIDGIAASAASVIAMAGGEVYMSPVSMMMIHNPMTIAFGDTAEMKKAIQMLSEVKESIINAYELKTGLSRTKLSHMMDDESWFNSKKAVELGFADAIMFQEESNQDSSDEGIIYNKMAVVNSFLHKLPQKKTGTDITVLDKRLDLLKY from the coding sequence ATGAAGAAGTTTTGGAATTGGGTCAAGAATGAAGACGGTAGGACACTTCATCTGGATGGAGTCATTGCTGAAGAATCATGGTTTGGGGATGAAGTAACTCCGAAGCAGTTTAAATCAGAACTAAACAATGATGGTGGGAATATCACTGTTTGGATCAATTCACCAGGTGGCGATGTTTTTGCAGCGAGTCAAATTTACAACATGCTCATGGATTACAAAGGGGACGTAACAGTAAAGATTGACGGAATTGCCGCTAGTGCTGCCTCGGTCATCGCGATGGCGGGCGGGGAGGTTTACATGTCACCCGTCTCCATGATGATGATTCATAATCCAATGACCATCGCATTTGGAGATACAGCTGAAATGAAAAAAGCGATTCAGATGCTGAGTGAGGTCAAAGAAAGCATTATCAATGCTTACGAACTGAAGACAGGTCTTTCAAGGACTAAGCTCTCGCACATGATGGATGATGAAAGTTGGTTTAATTCCAAAAAGGCGGTGGAGCTTGGTTTTGCAGATGCGATTATGTTCCAAGAAGAAAGTAATCAAGACTCATCGGATGAAGGGATTATTTATAACAAAATGGCGGTTGTGAATTCCTTTTTACACAAACTGCCACAGAAGAAAACAGGAACTGATATCACCGTATTAGACAAGAGGCTAGACCTCTTGAAATATTAA
- a CDS encoding phage major capsid protein produces the protein MSKVLELREKRAKAWEQTKAFLDSKRGEDGILSAEDTSTYEKMEAEVVNLGKEIDRLERQQAIDIELSKPITQPITSKPTGAEGQKTGRATDEYREAFWKSMRNKSNYEVQNALKVGTDSEGGYLAPDEFERTLIESLEEENIFRSLAKVITTSSGDRKIPVVASKGTASWVDEEGLIPESDDSFGQVSIGAYKLATMIKVSEELLNDSVFNLEAYIAKEFARRIGAKEEEAFFVGDGTGKPTGIFNATGGAELGVTGTSATAVSVDEIMDLFYSLKSPYRKKAIFVMNDATVKLMRKLKDGNGQYLWQPSIQAGQPDTILNRPVKTSAYVPTVEAGAKTIAFGDFGYYWVADRQGRSFQRLNELYAATGQVGFKATQRVDGKLILPEAIKVLQQKA, from the coding sequence ATGAGTAAAGTATTAGAACTGCGTGAAAAGCGAGCAAAAGCATGGGAACAAACAAAAGCATTCCTTGATTCAAAACGTGGAGAAGATGGGATCCTTTCTGCCGAGGATACTTCTACATATGAAAAGATGGAGGCAGAAGTTGTAAATCTTGGGAAGGAGATTGACCGCTTGGAAAGACAGCAAGCCATCGATATAGAACTTTCCAAGCCGATTACTCAGCCGATTACTTCAAAGCCAACGGGTGCTGAAGGTCAAAAAACAGGGCGAGCTACAGATGAGTACAGGGAAGCGTTCTGGAAATCAATGAGAAACAAAAGTAATTATGAAGTACAGAATGCCCTAAAGGTTGGAACGGATTCTGAGGGTGGATATCTTGCTCCAGATGAGTTTGAAAGAACTCTCATTGAATCGTTGGAAGAGGAAAATATCTTCCGGTCATTAGCCAAGGTCATTACTACTTCCTCAGGAGATCGTAAAATCCCGGTGGTTGCTTCAAAAGGAACCGCTTCATGGGTAGATGAAGAAGGATTGATTCCTGAATCAGATGATAGCTTTGGACAAGTTTCAATTGGAGCTTATAAATTAGCCACCATGATTAAGGTGTCCGAGGAACTTTTAAATGATAGTGTGTTTAATCTTGAAGCGTATATTGCAAAAGAATTTGCCAGACGGATTGGTGCCAAAGAAGAAGAAGCTTTCTTTGTTGGAGATGGTACCGGAAAACCGACTGGCATTTTTAATGCCACTGGTGGAGCAGAACTTGGCGTGACTGGAACTTCAGCAACCGCTGTTTCAGTGGATGAGATTATGGACCTATTCTATTCCTTAAAATCGCCTTATCGCAAAAAGGCCATTTTTGTCATGAATGATGCGACTGTTAAATTGATGCGAAAGTTGAAAGATGGGAATGGTCAGTACCTATGGCAGCCTTCCATCCAAGCAGGTCAACCTGATACAATCCTAAATCGTCCAGTAAAAACCTCAGCCTATGTACCAACGGTTGAAGCTGGTGCGAAGACAATTGCTTTCGGCGACTTTGGATACTACTGGGTTGCTGATCGCCAGGGGCGTTCTTTCCAGCGATTAAATGAACTGTATGCGGCAACAGGCCAAGTTGGTTTTAAGGCAACACAACGGGTGGACGGAAAGTTAATTCTTCCTGAAGCAATCAAAGTACTTCAACAGAAAGCGTAG
- a CDS encoding head fiber protein: protein MSNVKNYTEQGGEKTVIGGSLDIVEGGKLLFNGAEAKPVVNQADSTAADVASLVTDFNALLAKLKAAGLMDAE from the coding sequence ATGAGTAATGTTAAGAACTATACCGAGCAAGGCGGAGAAAAAACAGTCATTGGCGGTTCACTAGATATTGTTGAGGGCGGTAAGTTGTTGTTTAATGGCGCAGAAGCAAAGCCAGTCGTGAATCAAGCTGATAGTACAGCTGCAGATGTAGCCAGCCTGGTTACCGATTTTAACGCTCTGTTAGCAAAACTAAAAGCAGCTGGTCTGATGGATGCTGAATAA
- a CDS encoding head-tail connector protein encodes MDKLLSKVKQNLILNHDEDDVLLSGFITAAVSYAESYQKKPDGFYNENPMHPTTEQAVIMLSSHFYESRDGSTGGFFSDNVEASKQVWNVVNMLLRLNKDVII; translated from the coding sequence ATGGATAAATTGTTATCAAAGGTAAAACAAAACCTAATTCTAAACCATGATGAAGACGATGTTCTGCTTTCTGGATTCATCACTGCTGCTGTTTCCTATGCAGAAAGCTATCAAAAGAAACCCGATGGCTTTTACAATGAAAATCCCATGCATCCAACTACTGAACAAGCTGTCATCATGCTGTCGTCTCACTTTTATGAAAGTCGAGATGGTAGTACTGGTGGCTTTTTTTCTGACAATGTAGAGGCGAGTAAACAGGTTTGGAATGTGGTCAATATGCTCCTTCGATTGAATAAGGACGTGATCATATGA
- a CDS encoding head-tail adaptor protein, translating into MSLGKMNVLIEIFSTVSVKDDEGFAAEEEQLLASMRAYKENRHGSEAWKNRASFSEASSLFRFRRPRGFELTTDLVIGCKGERYNILSVEDIKERGMYVEVLAEKITGSKG; encoded by the coding sequence ATGAGTTTGGGAAAAATGAATGTCCTGATTGAAATCTTCAGCACTGTATCTGTTAAAGATGACGAGGGGTTTGCCGCCGAGGAGGAACAACTTTTAGCTTCCATGAGGGCCTATAAAGAAAATCGTCATGGGAGTGAAGCTTGGAAAAACCGAGCTAGTTTCTCTGAGGCTAGCTCTCTTTTTCGTTTTAGAAGACCTCGGGGATTCGAGCTAACCACGGATTTAGTCATTGGCTGTAAGGGTGAACGTTACAACATATTAAGTGTAGAAGATATCAAAGAGCGAGGCATGTATGTAGAAGTGTTAGCTGAAAAAATAACAGGCTCAAAGGGGTGA
- a CDS encoding HK97 gp10 family phage protein: protein MARAAVKMPDDFLERIAKLNSHFDDIVPRVLEKGAEPVIQKAKSNLAARIGQETKVPSQSSGELLASLETTKAVQDAKGDWNLRVGVPTTRDSKGVSNALKAAVLEYGKSGQPPRPWLKPTKSATRKACTDAMEKALDREIEKL from the coding sequence ATGGCAAGAGCAGCAGTAAAAATGCCGGATGACTTTCTAGAAAGAATCGCTAAATTAAACAGTCACTTTGATGACATTGTTCCGAGAGTATTAGAAAAGGGAGCCGAACCAGTTATTCAGAAAGCAAAAAGTAATCTAGCTGCCAGAATTGGGCAGGAAACAAAAGTACCTTCTCAATCTTCTGGTGAATTATTAGCATCACTTGAAACGACAAAGGCGGTCCAAGATGCAAAAGGTGACTGGAACTTAAGAGTAGGCGTTCCTACAACCAGGGACAGCAAAGGGGTTTCGAACGCTTTGAAGGCAGCTGTATTGGAGTATGGGAAATCTGGCCAACCTCCTAGACCTTGGCTAAAACCTACAAAGTCTGCTACAAGAAAAGCCTGTACGGATGCGATGGAGAAAGCGCTGGATAGGGAGATTGAAAAACTATGA
- a CDS encoding major tail protein produces the protein MATIGLDRLFYAKINEDENGIETYETPKILAKAMTAELSVELIEAILYADDGASEIVKEFNSGTLTLGIDDIGSIAAQDLTGSKIDSNNVVVSRSEDGGSPVAVGFRAKKANGKYRYFWLYRVIFSIPTTNLTTKGESITFSSPTIEGTVFRRNKLDGENKHPWKAEVTEGDNGVAQETITNWFSSVYEPDFTPVTPTITVTTQPADLTEVVEGSISGSLSVVASTNTSYPVTYQWYENTIDSTTGGTVINGETSASFDIPTDLLAGSYYYYCVLSSVGASDVKTNVATVTVS, from the coding sequence ATGGCAACGATCGGATTGGACCGTTTATTCTATGCCAAAATTAATGAAGATGAAAATGGTATAGAAACATACGAAACTCCCAAAATACTAGCAAAAGCCATGACCGCAGAACTCAGTGTTGAGCTCATTGAAGCCATTCTTTATGCGGATGATGGAGCATCAGAAATTGTAAAGGAATTTAACAGTGGTACATTAACCCTTGGAATTGATGATATTGGTTCCATCGCAGCGCAAGATTTAACAGGAAGTAAAATTGATAGCAACAATGTCGTGGTGTCGAGAAGTGAGGATGGAGGGAGCCCTGTCGCAGTTGGGTTTCGTGCTAAGAAGGCAAATGGAAAGTATCGATACTTTTGGCTCTATCGGGTTATTTTTAGCATACCTACAACCAATCTTACGACAAAAGGTGAATCGATTACGTTTAGTAGTCCCACCATAGAAGGTACCGTTTTTAGACGAAATAAGCTGGACGGAGAAAATAAACATCCATGGAAGGCAGAAGTAACAGAAGGGGACAATGGTGTGGCCCAGGAGACTATAACGAATTGGTTTAGTTCTGTATATGAGCCTGACTTTACACCAGTAACTCCAACTATTACGGTTACTACCCAGCCCGCTGATTTAACAGAAGTAGTGGAAGGTAGCATTTCTGGTAGTTTATCAGTGGTTGCGAGCACGAATACAAGCTACCCAGTCACTTATCAGTGGTATGAAAATACAATCGACAGCACAACAGGTGGTACGGTCATTAATGGTGAAACTTCTGCTAGCTTTGACATACCAACAGATTTACTTGCAGGATCCTATTATTACTACTGTGTATTAAGCTCTGTTGGGGCAAGTGATGTAAAAACGAATGTGGCTACAGTAACCGTATCGTAA